In a genomic window of Helianthus annuus cultivar XRQ/B chromosome 10, HanXRQr2.0-SUNRISE, whole genome shotgun sequence:
- the LOC110891168 gene encoding probable sugar phosphate/phosphate translocator At3g14410: MQVEKGMTFEIYTTSVFPIGAMFAVTLWLGNTAYLYISVSFAQMLKAIMPVAVFFLGVAAGLEAMSCSMLLIMSVISFGVLVASYGEININWIGVVYQMGGVVGEALRLIFMEILVKRKGVKLNPISMMFYVSPCSAVCLFVPWIFLEMPKMESWSFQPFVLTLNSLCTFALNLSVFLVIQHTSALTIRVAGVVKDWVVVLLSAILFADTKLSLVNLIGYAIAIAGVVAYNNYKLKKEACEESPENFKLSTTGTPSSSKSYSV; encoded by the exons ATGCAAGTCGAGAAAGGAATGACTTTTGAAAT ATACACAACATCAGTCTTTCCGATCGGTGCGATGTTTGCAGTCACTCTTTGGCTTGGAAACACTGCATACCTCTATATATCTGTATCATTCGCCCAAATGTTGAAAGCAATCA TGCCGGTGGCGGTGTTCTTTCTTGGCGTAGCAGCTGGACTTGAAGCAATGAGCTGCAGCATGCTGCTCATAATGTCTGTGATAAGTTTTGGAGTGTTAGTGGCTTCTTATGGAGAAATTAACATCAACTGGATCGGTGTTGTTTACCAAATGGGAGGTGTGGTTGGTGAAGCTTTGCGGCTTATTTTCATGGAGATTTTGGTTAAAAGAAAGGGCGTTAAGTTAAACCCGATATCTATGATGTTTTATGTTAGTCCTTGCAG TGCTGTTTGCTTGTTTGTTCCATGGATCTTTCTGGAGATGCCGAAAATGGAGTCATGGAGTTTTCAACCCTTTGTGCTAACCCTTAATTCCCTATGTACTTTTGCTCTCAATCTTTCGGTTTTTCTTGTGATACAACACACAAGCGCGTTAACCATTCGGGTCGCTGGGGTTGTTAAAGATTGGGTGGTCGTGTTGCTTTCCGCGATTCTTTTTGCCGACACAAAGCTCTCTCTAGTCAACCTCATCGGTTACGCTATAG CCATTGCAGGTGTAGTTGCATACAATAACTACAAGTTAAAGAAGGAAGCATGTGAAGAAAGTCCTGAAAATTTCAAGCTTTCTACAACCGGAACCCCTTCTTCCTCGAAATCATATTCTGTTTAA